DNA sequence from the Microvirga terrae genome:
CGGAGCGCAAGCCGGTCTCACCCCCCAGAAGATCGTGCCCTTCTCTCCTCTGGCTTGCGCCACAATGGCCGGATAGTCCTGCCGCAGCAAGCGCCGTACGGCTTTTGGCGACTGCTCATAGGCGCGGCGGAGTGGCTTCTGGGCCGTGAAGTCCCAGCGTGCCAGGTAGGTGCTCATCGTACGCACCGCCAGCCGGACCCCGCAGTGCTGCTCGATGAGCGCCCGCACCGCTGCCCGGCTCCATAGGGCGAACGGAAGACCGAGTTCGTCAGGCGTGTGCCGGCGGATCAGCGCGCGGACTTGCGCTTCCTGCTCGGCCTGGAGAAACCGCCCTGTGCCAGGGGCCGGGCCGCGCGGTCCGCTGGCCAAGCCGGCCTGACCCTTCTCGGCAAAGCGGCGGCAAATGTCGAAGACGCCGGTGCGGGTCAGACCCACCTGCGCGGCAATGGCCTCATAGGTCAGCCCGCTCTGGCGCAGGCCGATCACTTGCCGCCGGCGCTCTTCTTGCGCGGCTGCGGGCAGCTTGCGCATGTCTATATGCTTCATCCCGCCGACTTGGGCCGAGGAACGCGGATTTCAAGAGCACCCAAGCCGGATCAATAAGGATCCACGCTCCTACCCCCGGCCTTGGTGGTGCAGGTGGCAAAGAAGTCGTTGATCCCCTTGCGTGGGTCCGCCCGCTTGGTGAAGTGCCGGCTGGCATCGAGCCAGCGGAAGGGATTGTCCACCAGGGTCTCATTGTAGCACGCGTAGTATGTGCCGGGGTTGATCGTCTGGACCTTGATGCCGGACGGTGGGAGTTCCTGCCTTGCGTGAAGATCATTAGTCGCTGACTTGGCGAAAGCCCATGAAGTCTATGACTGCACTTGCTAGTTCAGACATACTGTCAGTTGTCACAGGCTGCTATCCCAAGAGGAAAGTCTTACCGTAAACCCATAGGAGTGGCGTCGGGCCGCTGGGCGAAAGGGCGAACCTGTTCAGTACTGGCATCGACGTTTGGATTGCTGCCATTGTCCAGCCTTTTGGGTGATAGCACCAGATGAAGCACCGTGGCACAGCCCGTTTCTTACCTGATGTGCAGACTAGCATCGGAGGGGCGGGTAAATGTTCTTGGAGGCAAGAATATCGCCGTATTCTCTAGATCTATCCCGCGGCGGATAGTGGCGAGGGGTGCTCATCCAGATGAAGCTCGTTGCTGAGACTAAAGGGAGCGTCTATGAAGATTGTGGTCGCCGTGCTGAGTTGTACTGTCGTGACTGTGCTCGTAGCTATAGCTTTCATTTACTCAGGTCTGTACGACGTTGCAGCAATCAGCCCTGACAATCGCATAGTAGCATGGGCGCTCCATCAGACGTTTTCAAGCTCAGTAACCCGCCGTATGAGCGGAGTGCAGGTCCCGCCAAACCTTGAGACCGCCGAGGCCATTCAGTCAGGAGCTCGCTTCTATAGCGAGAACTGTGTGATCTGCCATGGCGCGCCCGGACAACAGATCACGGCGATAGCGTCCGGCATGAACCCAGCGCCGCCCGATATCCTCGCGGCACGGCGCCGCAACGACCCTGCAGGTGTGTTCTGGATCGTCAAGAACGGGGTAAAGATGACCGGGATGCCTGCATTCGGTAAGACTCAGTCTGATACTCAGATTTGGGAAATTGCAGCTTTCCTTCGCAAGGCACGGGGGATCACAGCCGACGAATACCAGAACCTCACAGGCACCCGATGCCTATCCGTGGCACCCCCGTCGCCCAGGGTTGGACCGAGTGGTTCCGGCGTCTTTCAACCTCCGTCCACTCAATCGGCCAAGTTTGTGAATTGTGAGGGACGACGAGGGCCTTGAAGGCGTCGTCTGGACAAAGCCAGCCCTCACAGTGCAAACGTTGAATGGTGGGGACCATTGAGGAGTTGTCGACCGCGTAGGAGTGGCAACATGACGACAGTAACCTCAGAACTCTCGAGACAGTACATCGACAGCCAAAAGTTCGTCGCGCCGGTGTGCACCAGATCGAAATACACAATTTCCGAGGTCGTTTGGATTCCATGGAATGCAAGGCACCTGTCACTTCAGGCGATAGATTGTGTCCTGGATAATAGCTGCGATCTGGGTTGCTTCCGGAAAGCAACGGTGAGCATATGGCCGGAGACGCTTGATCTAACCCTTGCAGATTCGCCGTCTGGCCTTGTTCAAGAAGCCGTCGAGTATTGCGGGACATTATCATTGGGGCCTGAAGACC
Encoded proteins:
- a CDS encoding c-type cytochrome, whose product is MSGVQVPPNLETAEAIQSGARFYSENCVICHGAPGQQITAIASGMNPAPPDILAARRRNDPAGVFWIVKNGVKMTGMPAFGKTQSDTQIWEIAAFLRKARGITADEYQNLTGTRCLSVAPPSPRVGPSGSGVFQPPSTQSAKFVNCEGRRGP